Proteins found in one Drosophila busckii strain San Diego stock center, stock number 13000-0081.31 chromosome 2R, ASM1175060v1, whole genome shotgun sequence genomic segment:
- the LOC108597589 gene encoding uncharacterized protein LOC108597589, with product MDFDNAKENIQPLASGRNAGMLQASLCQDANQELSAQRQQLEQQITNYAGDDPLEAWYEYICWIEQSYPAGGSGSGLQKVLHKCLTRFEQDERYKQDRRLITLIIKFLGNKSDAIECYQQMYNNGLGTMLADFYIAWAYSYDLGGNMRKANDIFRLGIECRAEPLEDLKEAQQHFGYTVSQRMLYSDGVEADAATQELNERRLALRSLHGQRRNNKNVMITGSVRTGAAVRSNMPGVVEQGAAPGTSRGARNAQRQMQVFNDENADVNVPAVAETAASAEADNAKSSLRSIIDAARQQENLKEPVAWHKPHKHGKIFGKQAHEPGFAIHVDEKTLPRIVNNENNLEKPIRLPATFVAKNKPQAAWVTPVTIEEKPDDKTLPSYNKCMLYPRANKEFSLEEYWAYRWLQRRDAQHEFVQSHNEWWGNGPKYNVRLYPNFARANLPQAADPAAFVKPPTVANLELPMDDIYNEAEQQEYQLEELRAVKWQENCNMTRVGAVDMEETVCLPGEQMPRRKSFFPASSISHKSMLPKAQISLVLEEEEEGEAEKEEQQPTASAAIKVWEDSASGDAVVPAASTKATVVAAPDADKENFLMPAPPARKIDIYEDEVQQPATSGAAPAAAAAAWEADETCSTQMFNVFLKSQAVSTPKAPQKQVAITSASRQFGTVLKETPPPMLPPSPLSDESPEHPAALPSTPLLRKQLSTILETSEHGTHGSSAATNTKSTLASIASCSTPSSTMATVLAQTGKSETLLGERTPATTRLQPQQHQSQAESIVAGKFDRLQLWEPDLPSAPLLKSLRFQEDKTETVTRPLMSCFVEDKTETMPKLPVGLSLADDSMLPPPPPLPPLLEYEGEQSSCGLFAASPPSQSGKRVCNQATPDLFSKSMTMGQPPVAKNSFAIFEDELLALPAPEQRSKPLDSINKLAESFITDLSFVPETQPPPVAAAAPPAAAAEVSEKFSIFLDESMPPMPPPLEPAAVVEAPATQPTAAMHLTASFMNDFTDLSKCQSPPKSNTFKTFLDESAPSKPAQDKSQASASASKSSSDYFELNAATEMFGRNVSTIKNSTLLPEECKTPAKAAPAPAPAPAPAVPIDILIDEVPDAHNDLSIYFKSTPITPKQSHRSWLESSREATPKKNYEHHKLNQTALSPLVDKQVNPFSVAVINSLLDSVEFSKYIESREDCQLEGHVKRLSPNSVLEVKGEQFKVLKMIGKGAYGSVYSGVHTASGKKVALKQEKPTNYWEYYICLELHTRLPSEQMFAAYMSIDYALVGHNCSVYISDLSEYGSLLHVCNKVKKRSNKNVDEYVVMHLSCQLLDILDHLHAVGIIHADIKPDNFLVMRPLSSDPNKLSLQLIDFGVAIDTSLFPPQQTFQYVHNDETFKCIEMRTGRNWTYQLDLYGLVGVMHAMLFGTYIQVQQRQPSGIWMPKINIPRYFNRQAWECIFRTLLNVRDCNSMPNLQELRTLLKSELAEKEKYVDMAVTKFNKILQSN from the exons ATGGATTTCGACAACGCCAAGGAAAACATACAGCCATTAGCAAGTGGACGCAACGCTGGCATGCTGCAGGCATCGCTTTGTCAGGATGCCAACCAAGAATTAAGCGCACAGCGAcaacagctggagcagcagatTACAAATTACGCTGGCGATGATCCACTGGAGGCTTGGTATGAGTATATATGCTGGATTGAGCAGAGCTATCCAGCAGGTGGCAGTGGTTCTGGACTGCAAAAAGTGCTGCACAAATGCTTGACGCGCTTTGAACAGGACGAGCGCTACAAGCAGGATCGTCGTCTCATCACGCTAATCATCAAATTT CTGGGCAACAAAAGCGATGCCATTGAGTGCTATCAGCAGATGTATAACAATGGTCTGGGCACCATGTTAGCTGATTTCTATATAGCCTGGGCATATAGCTACGATCTGGGCGGCAATATGCGCAAAGCGAACGATATCTTTCGTTTGGGCATTGAGTGCCGCGCCGAGCCGCTGGAGGATTTGAAGGAGGCGCAACAGCATTTTGGTTACACAGTGTCCCAGCGTATGTTGTACAGCGATGGTGTGGAAGCAGATGCGGCTACGCAGGAGCTAAATGAACGCCGTTTGGCCTTGCGCTCGTTGCATGGACAGCGACGTAATAATAAGAATGTCATGATAACAGGCAGCGTGCGCACCGGGGCAGCTGTCAGAAGTAATATGCCAGGCGTTGTGGAGCAG gGCGCTGCACCCGGCACAAGTCGCGGTGCTCGCAATGCTCAACGCCAGATGCAGGTGTTCAATGATGAAAACGCCGACGTAAATGTACCAGCAGTAGCTGAAACTGCGGCCAGTGCCGAAGCAGACAATGCCAAGTCTAGTTTGCGTTCGATTATAGATGCAGCGCGCCAGCAGGAGAATCTCAAGGAGCCTGTAGCCTGGCACAAGCCTCACAAGCATGGCAAAATCTTTGGCAAGCAGGCACATGAACCTGGTTTTGCCATCCATGTGGATGAGAAGACATTGCCACGCATAGTCAACAACGAAAACAATTTGGAGAAACCCATACGCTTACCTGCTACATTTGTAGCCAAGAACAAACCACAGGCGGCTTGGGTAACTCCTGTGACTATAGAGGAGAAGCCAGATGATAAAACGCTGCCTAGCTACAACAAGTGTATGCTTTATCCGCGCGCTAACAAGGAGTTCTCACTAGAGGAGTATTGGGCCTATCGCTGGCTACAGCGTCGGGATGCGCAGCATGAGTTTGTGCAGAGTCACAATGAATGGTGGGGCAATGGTCCAAAATATAACGTGCGCTTGTATCCAAATTTTGCACGCGCTAACTTGCCGCAGGCTGCAGACCCAGCGGCGTTTGTAAAGCCACCCACGGTGGCTAACTTGGAGCTGCCAATGGATGACATCTACAACGAGGCAGAGCAGCAGGAGTATCAGCTGGAGGAATTGCGTGCAGTCAAATGGCAAGAGAACTGTAATATGACGCGCGTGGGTGCAGTGGATATGGAAGAGACGGTTTGCCTGCCGGGTGAGCAGATGCCGCGACGCAAAAGCTTCTTTCCTGCAAGTAGCATAAGTCATAAGTCCATGCTGCCCAAGGCGCAAATATCTTTGGTCttggaggaggaggaagaagGCGAGGCGGAAAAAGAggaacagcagccaacagcgtCGGCGGCCATTAAAGTGTGGGAAGACTCAGCTAGCGGCGATGCCGTAGTGCCAGCTGCCTCGACAAAAGCGACTGTTGTGGCTGCTCCAGATGCGGACAAGGAGAACTTTTTGATGCCTGCGCCCCCAGCGCGCAAAATTGACATCTACGAGGATGAagtgcagcagccagcaacaagtggagctgctcctgctgctgctgctgctgcctgggaGGCGGATGAAACATGTTCCACGCAAATGTTCAACGTATTTCTCAAATCGCAGGCGGTAAGCACGCCCAAGGCGCCACAAAAACAAGTTGCCATCACTAGCGCCAGCAGACAGTTTGGCACAGTGCTGAAGGAGACACCACCACCAATGTTGCCGCCATCACCGCTGAGCGACGAATCACCCGAGCatccagcagcgctgccctCGACGCCTTTGCTGCGCAAGCAGCTGTCCACTATACTGGAAACATCCGAGCATGGCACACATGGCAGCTCCGCAGCCACAAATACCAAGTCCACGCTGGCCTCCAtcgccagctgcagcacacCCAGCAGCACCATGGCCACTGTGCTAGCGCAGACAGGCAAATCCGAGACGCTACTAGGAGAACGCACGCCAGCTACGACGCGactgcagccacagcagcatcAGTCGCAAGCGGAGTCTATAGTTGCGGGTAAATTTGATCGCTTGCAGTTATGGGAACCAGATTTGCCCAGCGCGCCGCTGCTCAAGTCGCTGCGCTTCCAAGAAGACAAAACAGAGACAGTCACCAGACCCTTGATGAGCTGTTTTGTCGAGGATAAAACAGAAACGATGCCCAAGCTGCCAGTGGGACTAAGCTTAGCAGATGACTCCAtgctgccgccaccgccgccgctgccacctTTGCTGGAGTATGAGGGCGAGCAGAGCAGCTGTGGCCTGTTTGCCGCATCGCCGCCGTCACAGTCTGGCAAGCGTGTGTGTAATCAAGCGACGCCcgatttatttagcaaatcCATGACAATGGGTCAGCCGCCAGTGGCGAAGAATTCTTTTGCCATATTTGAGGATGAGCTCttagcgctgccagcgccagagcagcgcagcaagccCTTGGACAGCATAAACAAGCTGGCGGAATCCTTTATAACAGATCTGAGCTTTGTGCCAGAGACGCAACCGCCaccagtagcagcagcagcgccgccagcagcagcagctgaagttTCAGAAaagtttagcatatttttggATGAGAGCATGCCGCCTATGCCGCCACCATTGGAGCCAGCGGCAGTAGTGGAGGCGCCAGCAACGCAGCCAACTGCTGCAATGCATTTGACAGCTTCGTTTATGAATGATTTTACAGATTTAAGCAAATGCCAATCGCCGCCCAAGAGCAATACATTCAAAACATTTCTAGACGAATCTGCGCCATCCAAGCCAGCACAGGATAAGTCGcaagccagcgccagcgccagcaagagcagcagcgactattttgaattgaatgcaGCAACCGAAATGTTTGGACGCAATGTCAGCACCATAAAGAATTCAACGCTGCTGCCAGAGGAGTGCAAAACGCCAGCAAAAgcggctccagctccagctccagcgccagcgccagcagttccaattgatattttaataGACGAAGTTCCAGATGCGCACAACGATCTTAGCATTTATTTCAAGAGCACACCGATTACACCGAAGCAATCTCACCGCTCCTGGCTGGAGTCCAGTCGTGAGGCGACTCCCAAAAAAAACTATGAGCATCATAAACTAAATCAAACTGCACTATCGCCACTGGTGGATAAGCAAGTGAATCCTTTTAGCGTGGCAGTTATTAACTCTTTGCTCGACTCTGTAGAGTTTTCAAAATACATTGAATCACGCGAGGATTGTCAGCTGGAGGGGCATGTGAAGCGACTCAGTCCAAATAGTGTGCTTGAGGTCAAAGGTGAGCAGTTCAAGGTGCTCAAAATGATAGGCAAAGGCGCCTATGGCTCAGTCTACAGCGGCGTGCACACAGCCAGCGGCAAAAAGGTCGCACTCAAGCAGGAGAAGCCCACAAACTATTGGGAGTACTACATATGCCTGGAGCTGCATACGCGTCTGCCCAGCGAGCAAATG tttGCTGCCTATATGAGCATTGACTACGCGCTCGTCGGCCACAACTGCAGCGTCTATATATCCGACTTGTCGGAGTACGGCTCGTTGCTTCACGTTTGCAATAAGGTGAAGAAGCGCTCCAACAAGAATGTCGATGAGTATGTGGTTATGCATCTAAGCTGTCAGCTGCTGGACATTCTAGATCATCTACATGCTGTGGGCATTATACATGCTGACATTAAGCCAGATAACTTTTTAGTCATGAGGCC tTTAAGCTCAGATCCGAACAAACTCAGCCTGCAGCTCATCGACTTTGGCGTTGCCATAGATACGTCGCTCTTTCCGCCGCAGCAAACATTCCAATATGTGCACAACGACGAAACGTTTAAATGCATAGAAATGCGCACGGGTCGCAATTGGACATATCAGCTGGATTTATATGGCTTGGTTGGTGTTATGCATGCCATGCTCTTTGGCACTTATATACAGGTACAACAACGCCAGCCCAGCGGCATTTGGATGCCCAAGATCAATATACCGCGCTATTTCAATCGCCAGGCCTGGGAGTGCATCTTTCGCACGCTACTCAATGTGCGCGATTGCAATAGCATGCCCAATTTACAGGAATTGCGTACGCTGCTTAAATCCGAGCTGGCCGAAAAGGAAAAATATGTGGATATGGCCGTCACAAAGTTTAACAAGATATTACAGTCCAATTAA